From Candidatus Hydrogenedentota bacterium, a single genomic window includes:
- a CDS encoding phospholipase: protein MLSPLLAAMTVFCADPSAATGFLNETVTVDGTAHNYVLYVPRDYTADRAWPLVVFLHGAGERGADGLKQSDVGIGRAIRLNPERFPCLVLMPQCPEEHFWDSMFPAIEAMMEKAKTAYTVDAKRVTLTGLSMGGYGTWIWGPVKKDVFAAYLPICGGGSFGDIRRFCPKAGEDVFPSMEERGKLLADRPVWAFHGKDDDVVPPFRTRQMVRAVEKAGGKPRLTEYPGTGHNSWDQAYGDPEAVAWLLEQRLPD from the coding sequence ATGCTTTCGCCCCTGCTTGCCGCCATGACCGTTTTCTGCGCCGACCCCTCCGCTGCGACGGGATTCCTCAACGAGACCGTGACCGTGGACGGGACGGCGCACAATTACGTCCTGTATGTGCCGCGGGACTACACGGCGGACCGCGCGTGGCCGCTGGTGGTGTTCCTGCACGGCGCGGGCGAGCGCGGGGCCGACGGGCTCAAGCAGTCGGACGTGGGCATCGGCCGGGCCATCCGCCTGAACCCCGAGCGTTTCCCCTGCCTGGTGCTCATGCCGCAGTGCCCGGAGGAGCATTTCTGGGACAGCATGTTCCCCGCCATCGAGGCGATGATGGAGAAGGCGAAAACGGCCTACACCGTGGACGCGAAACGGGTCACCCTGACGGGGCTGTCCATGGGCGGCTACGGCACCTGGATCTGGGGGCCCGTGAAGAAGGACGTCTTCGCGGCGTACCTGCCCATTTGCGGGGGCGGGTCTTTCGGGGACATCCGCCGGTTCTGCCCCAAGGCGGGCGAGGACGTCTTCCCGTCCATGGAGGAGCGCGGGAAACTGCTGGCGGACCGCCCGGTCTGGGCCTTCCACGGCAAGGACGACGATGTGGTGCCGCCGTTCCGCACGCGCCAGATGGTGCGCGCCGTGGAGAAGGCGGGCGGCAAGCCCCGGCTCACCGAATACCCCGGCACGGGCCACAATTCCTGGGACCAGGCGTACGGCGACCCGGAGGCCGTCGCCTGGCTGCTGGAGCAGCGCCTGCCGGACTGA
- a CDS encoding sugar phosphate isomerase/epimerase, translating to MIELGMHADNWRTLSGGFKQAAETAVKYGLRHLEFAAIHGQYFIQAMGYEPGVSLQSNPRALKRYCDKMGLLISQVDGSFPFMGPEGSAFGVQYVQQSIRFAAELDCPMVDTVDGAAEIEGYTREEVFRVTCDNYRQVLPWAEDYGVVINVEPHGPYTNDIEFMQRLFRHFDTEYLRCNFDTGNTFIAGHDPLEYLKALRPWVSHCHIKDVSAGLAAAVRGEETGIACSEVPIGGGVNAENIRRCLNYLQETDWDGVVSLECHGADDNIRQSVEFLRGVVGGG from the coding sequence ATGATCGAACTGGGCATGCATGCGGACAACTGGCGGACCCTGAGCGGCGGGTTCAAACAGGCGGCGGAGACGGCGGTGAAGTACGGCCTGCGGCATCTGGAGTTCGCCGCGATCCACGGCCAGTACTTCATCCAGGCCATGGGCTACGAGCCGGGCGTCTCCCTCCAGTCCAACCCGCGCGCCCTCAAGCGCTACTGCGACAAAATGGGCCTGCTCATCTCGCAGGTGGACGGCTCGTTCCCGTTCATGGGGCCCGAGGGCTCGGCCTTCGGCGTGCAGTATGTCCAGCAGTCCATCCGCTTCGCCGCGGAGCTGGACTGCCCCATGGTGGACACGGTGGACGGCGCGGCGGAGATCGAGGGGTACACCCGCGAGGAGGTCTTCCGGGTCACCTGCGACAACTACCGCCAGGTGCTGCCCTGGGCCGAGGACTACGGCGTCGTCATCAACGTCGAGCCCCACGGCCCCTACACCAACGACATCGAGTTCATGCAGCGGCTTTTCCGCCATTTCGACACGGAATACCTCCGCTGCAATTTCGACACGGGGAACACCTTCATCGCCGGGCACGACCCGCTGGAGTACCTGAAGGCCCTGCGCCCCTGGGTTTCCCACTGCCACATCAAGGACGTGAGCGCCGGGCTGGCCGCCGCCGTCCGCGGCGAGGAGACGGGCATCGCGTGCAGCGAGGTGCCCATCGGCGGCGGCGTGAACGCGGAAAACATCCGCAGGTGCCTGAACTACCTCCAGGAGACGGACTGGGACGGCGTGGTCTCCCTCGAATGCCACGGCGCGGACGACAACATCCGCCAGAGCGTGGAATTCCTCCGGGGGGTGGTGGGCGGGGGCTGA